From Oncorhynchus tshawytscha isolate Ot180627B linkage group LG11, Otsh_v2.0, whole genome shotgun sequence, the proteins below share one genomic window:
- the LOC112244997 gene encoding tropomodulin-1 isoform X2: MSISYKKEVVNYRDVDEEELLKKLSEEELQRLEDELEELDPDNALLPAGMRQKDQTKKKPTRTFQRENLVAHLEKQAKEHPDKEDLVPFTGEKRAILGMHTLMSNQQYYEALASSNIVNKQGLNSVVQCTQYKPVPDEQPNSTDVEETLLRMQRNDPDLLEVNLNNIKNIPVKTLKAFAESLIENTVVERFSMVGTRSNNPVAFALAEMLKVNTTLKSLNIESNFITGTGILALIASLQSNTTLQELKIDNQSQPLGNKVEMEIASMLEKNTTLLKFGYHFTQQGPRLRGSNAMMNNNDLARVIRSDHHSDNSFTLTLSVPELERAFGKKVQAETHQTQDQEIRKRRLEGGPIFPKCRTSV, encoded by the exons ATGTCCATCTCCTATAAGAAGGAAGTAGTGAACTACAGGGACGTTGATGAGGAGGAACTACTGAAGAAACTCTCAGAGGAAGAGCTACAGAGGCTGGAGGATGAGCTGGAAGAGTTAGATCCTGAC AATGCCCTGTTGCCGGCCGGGATGAGGCAGAAGGATCAGACCAAGAAGAAGCCGACCAGAACCTTCCAGAGAGAGAACCTGGTAGCCCACCTAGAGAAGCAAGCCAAGGAACACCCTGACAAGGAGGACCTGGTTCCGTtcactggagagaagagag ccattcTGGGAATGCACACTCTGATGAGTAACCAGCAGTACTACGAGGCTTTGGCCAGCAGCAATATAGTCAACAAACAAGGCCTTAACA GTGTTGTCCAGTGTACTCAGTATAAGCCTGTGCCTGATGAGCAGCCCAACTCTACTGACGTGGAGGAGACGCTGTTGAGGATGCAGAGGAACGACCCTGACCTGCTGGAGGTCAACCTCAACAACATCAAG AACATTCCAGTGAAGACACTGAAGGCTTTTGCAGAATCCCTGATCGAGAACACTGTAGTGGAACGCTTCAGCATGGTGGGAACCAGGAGTAATAATCCCGTAGCCTTT GCCCTGGCAGAGATGCTGAAGGTGAACACCACACTGAAGAGTCTAAACATAGAATCCAACTTCATCACAGGGACGGGTATCCTGGCTCTCATTGCCTCACTGCAGTCCAACACAACCCTGCAGGAACTCAAGATCGACAACCAG AGCCAGCCGCTAGGTAACAAGGTGGAGATGGAGATAGCCAGCATGCTGGAGAAGAACACCACGTTGTTGAAGTTTGGCTACCACTTTACCCAGCAGGGCCCCAGGCTGAGGGGCTCCAACGCCATGATGAACAACAACGACCTGG CTCGGGTAATCCGATCTGATCATCACTCGGACAATTCCTTTACCCTCACTCTGTCCGTGCCGGAACTGGAGAGGGCATTTGGTAAAAAAGTTCAAGCCGAAACTCACCAAACCCAAGACCAAGAAA TAAGAAAGAGAAGGCTTGAAGGAGGTCCCATCTTCCCCAAGTGTCGGACAAGCGTGTAG
- the LOC112244997 gene encoding tropomodulin-1 isoform X3 — protein MSISYKKEVVNYRDVDEEELLKKLSEEELQRLEDELEELDPDNALLPAGMRQKDQTKKKPTRTFQRENLVAHLEKQAKEHPDKEDLVPFTGEKRGKVFIPKDMVEPIMENVSLEPELEEALANASDAEICDIAAILGMHTLMSNQQYYEALASSNIVNKQGLNSVVQCTQYKPVPDEQPNSTDVEETLLRMQRNDPDLLEVNLNNIKNIPVKTLKAFAESLIENTVVERFSMVGTRSNNPVAFALAEMLKVNTTLKSLNIESNFITGTGILALIASLQSNTTLQELKIDNQSQPLGNKVEMEIASMLEKNTTLLKFGYHFTQQGPRLRGSNAMMNNNDLVRKRRLEGGPIFPKCRTSV, from the exons ATGTCCATCTCCTATAAGAAGGAAGTAGTGAACTACAGGGACGTTGATGAGGAGGAACTACTGAAGAAACTCTCAGAGGAAGAGCTACAGAGGCTGGAGGATGAGCTGGAAGAGTTAGATCCTGAC AATGCCCTGTTGCCGGCCGGGATGAGGCAGAAGGATCAGACCAAGAAGAAGCCGACCAGAACCTTCCAGAGAGAGAACCTGGTAGCCCACCTAGAGAAGCAAGCCAAGGAACACCCTGACAAGGAGGACCTGGTTCCGTtcactggagagaagagag GTAAAGTCTTTATACCTAAGGATATGGTGGAGCCCATCATGGAGAATGTATCTCTGGAGCCAGAGCTGGAGGAGGCACTGGCCAACGCCAGCGACGCTGAGATCTGCGACATTGCCG ccattcTGGGAATGCACACTCTGATGAGTAACCAGCAGTACTACGAGGCTTTGGCCAGCAGCAATATAGTCAACAAACAAGGCCTTAACA GTGTTGTCCAGTGTACTCAGTATAAGCCTGTGCCTGATGAGCAGCCCAACTCTACTGACGTGGAGGAGACGCTGTTGAGGATGCAGAGGAACGACCCTGACCTGCTGGAGGTCAACCTCAACAACATCAAG AACATTCCAGTGAAGACACTGAAGGCTTTTGCAGAATCCCTGATCGAGAACACTGTAGTGGAACGCTTCAGCATGGTGGGAACCAGGAGTAATAATCCCGTAGCCTTT GCCCTGGCAGAGATGCTGAAGGTGAACACCACACTGAAGAGTCTAAACATAGAATCCAACTTCATCACAGGGACGGGTATCCTGGCTCTCATTGCCTCACTGCAGTCCAACACAACCCTGCAGGAACTCAAGATCGACAACCAG AGCCAGCCGCTAGGTAACAAGGTGGAGATGGAGATAGCCAGCATGCTGGAGAAGAACACCACGTTGTTGAAGTTTGGCTACCACTTTACCCAGCAGGGCCCCAGGCTGAGGGGCTCCAACGCCATGATGAACAACAACGACCTGG TAAGAAAGAGAAGGCTTGAAGGAGGTCCCATCTTCCCCAAGTGTCGGACAAGCGTGTAG
- the LOC112244999 gene encoding complexin-1, which translates to MNFVMKAAMGGGPPDVGKMMGGDKEEPDPDAEKKEEERQEALRQQEEERKDKYAKMEVERESMRQGIRDKYGIKKREEAEAEAQAAMEQSAEGSLTRPKSSVPKGCGDDDDEEESIMDTVMKYLPGPLQDMLKK; encoded by the exons ATGAATTTTGTAATGAAGGCAGCTATGGGAG GAGGGCCACCTGATGTGGGCAAGATGATGGGAGGAGACAAGGAAGAGCCCGACCCCGATGcagagaagaaagaggaagaaagacaAGAGGCTCTGAGGcagcaggaagaggagaggaaagataaaTATGCAAAGATGGAAGTGGAGAGGGAATCAATGCGACAAGGCATCAGAGACAAG TACGGAATTAAGAAGAGGgaggaggctgaggctgaggcccAGGCTGCTATGGAGCAGTCTGCAGAGGGCAGTCTGACTCGCCCTAAATCGTCCGTGCCCAAGGGCTGCGGAGACGACGACGACGAAGAGGAAAGCATCATGGACACGGTCATGAAATACCTCCCTGGTCCTCTCCAAGACATGCTGAAGAAGTAG
- the LOC112244997 gene encoding tropomodulin-1 isoform X1 — translation MSISYKKEVVNYRDVDEEELLKKLSEEELQRLEDELEELDPDNALLPAGMRQKDQTKKKPTRTFQRENLVAHLEKQAKEHPDKEDLVPFTGEKRGKVFIPKDMVEPIMENVSLEPELEEALANASDAEICDIAAILGMHTLMSNQQYYEALASSNIVNKQGLNSVVQCTQYKPVPDEQPNSTDVEETLLRMQRNDPDLLEVNLNNIKNIPVKTLKAFAESLIENTVVERFSMVGTRSNNPVAFALAEMLKVNTTLKSLNIESNFITGTGILALIASLQSNTTLQELKIDNQSQPLGNKVEMEIASMLEKNTTLLKFGYHFTQQGPRLRGSNAMMNNNDLARVIRSDHHSDNSFTLTLSVPELERAFGKKVQAETHQTQDQEIRKRRLEGGPIFPKCRTSV, via the exons ATGTCCATCTCCTATAAGAAGGAAGTAGTGAACTACAGGGACGTTGATGAGGAGGAACTACTGAAGAAACTCTCAGAGGAAGAGCTACAGAGGCTGGAGGATGAGCTGGAAGAGTTAGATCCTGAC AATGCCCTGTTGCCGGCCGGGATGAGGCAGAAGGATCAGACCAAGAAGAAGCCGACCAGAACCTTCCAGAGAGAGAACCTGGTAGCCCACCTAGAGAAGCAAGCCAAGGAACACCCTGACAAGGAGGACCTGGTTCCGTtcactggagagaagagag GTAAAGTCTTTATACCTAAGGATATGGTGGAGCCCATCATGGAGAATGTATCTCTGGAGCCAGAGCTGGAGGAGGCACTGGCCAACGCCAGCGACGCTGAGATCTGCGACATTGCCG ccattcTGGGAATGCACACTCTGATGAGTAACCAGCAGTACTACGAGGCTTTGGCCAGCAGCAATATAGTCAACAAACAAGGCCTTAACA GTGTTGTCCAGTGTACTCAGTATAAGCCTGTGCCTGATGAGCAGCCCAACTCTACTGACGTGGAGGAGACGCTGTTGAGGATGCAGAGGAACGACCCTGACCTGCTGGAGGTCAACCTCAACAACATCAAG AACATTCCAGTGAAGACACTGAAGGCTTTTGCAGAATCCCTGATCGAGAACACTGTAGTGGAACGCTTCAGCATGGTGGGAACCAGGAGTAATAATCCCGTAGCCTTT GCCCTGGCAGAGATGCTGAAGGTGAACACCACACTGAAGAGTCTAAACATAGAATCCAACTTCATCACAGGGACGGGTATCCTGGCTCTCATTGCCTCACTGCAGTCCAACACAACCCTGCAGGAACTCAAGATCGACAACCAG AGCCAGCCGCTAGGTAACAAGGTGGAGATGGAGATAGCCAGCATGCTGGAGAAGAACACCACGTTGTTGAAGTTTGGCTACCACTTTACCCAGCAGGGCCCCAGGCTGAGGGGCTCCAACGCCATGATGAACAACAACGACCTGG CTCGGGTAATCCGATCTGATCATCACTCGGACAATTCCTTTACCCTCACTCTGTCCGTGCCGGAACTGGAGAGGGCATTTGGTAAAAAAGTTCAAGCCGAAACTCACCAAACCCAAGACCAAGAAA TAAGAAAGAGAAGGCTTGAAGGAGGTCCCATCTTCCCCAAGTGTCGGACAAGCGTGTAG